One part of the Quercus lobata isolate SW786 chromosome 7, ValleyOak3.0 Primary Assembly, whole genome shotgun sequence genome encodes these proteins:
- the LOC115951693 gene encoding uncharacterized protein LOC115951693 has product MDPLKYLMEKPVQDGKTAKWELLLSEFDIKYVTQKSVKGRAIADHLAHCSPEEAEEIQGDFLDEDIMGIEVESWKMYFDGATNQNGSEIGVLLISPKGTHIPFYSKLNFLATNNATEYEACIMGLQAALGLEVKELEVYGDSALIISKIQNKWKIKEERLMPYHECLQKWASKFSKIQYQYVLRM; this is encoded by the coding sequence ATGGATCCTTTGAAGTACTTAATGGAAAAACCTGTGCAAGATGGGAAGACTGCTAAATGGGAATTGCTTCTGTCAGAATTTGATATTAAGTATGTGACTCAGAAATCTGTCAAGGGGAGAGCAATTGCTGATCACCTAGCCCATTGTTCACCAGAAGAAGCTGAAGAGATCCAAGGAGACTTTCTAGATGAAGACATCATGGGGATTGAGGTAGAATCATGGAAGATGTACTTTGATGGAGCCACAAATCAAAATGGAAGTGAAATTGgagttctcttaatttctccaaaagggACACACATTCCATTTTATAGCAAACTCAACTTTCTTGCCACTAACAATGCCACAGAATATGAAGCTTGCATTATGGGCCTACAAGCAGCCCTAGGCCTTGAAGTAAAAGAATTGGAGGTATACGGGGACTCAGCATTAATAATCTCCAAGATTCAAAATAAatggaagatcaaagaagaaaggTTGATGCCTTATCATGAATGCCTTCAGAAATGGGCATCAAAATTCAGCAAGATTCAATATCAATATGTGCTAAGGATGTAG